The Bradyrhizobium barranii subsp. barranii genome segment CGGTGGCCTTCTGCTCTATCTCGGTGCCGACCAGCTCCACAAATGGATCATCGAGTCGCGCAAGCGGCTCTCGAAGCTCGAATATCTCTCCCTGATCGCGATCATCGCGATCATCGTCGCCTGGGGCTTCGTGCCGGGCATCCTGATCGGCGTGATCATCGGCTGCGCGACGTTTGCGTTCAGCGCCGCTCGGGTGGAGTCGATCAAGTACAGTTTCGACGGCTCGGAATATCGCTCCTCGCTCGACCGCTCGCGCGACGACCAGGACGTGCTGCTCGCCCATGGCGGCAACATCCGGGGCCTGAATTTGCAGAGCTATCTGTTCTTCGGCTCCGCCAACCGGCTCTACCAGCACGTCAAGCAGCTGCTCCAGGAGCGCCCGGAGTGCCGTTATCTGCTGTTCGACTTCAAGCTCGTCACCGGCGTCGATTCCTCGGCTGCCTACAGCTTCGCCCAGATCAAGCGCAGCGCGCATGACCTCGGCGTCGAGCTGATCCTGGTGCACCTGTCGGCGGCGGCCGAGAAGGTGCTGCGCTCCAGCGACTTCATCGGCGAGGGCGTCACCATCATCGGCGAGCTCGATCATGCGCTGGAATGGTGCGAGAATGAGATCATCTCGCAGCATCAGGGGCGGGAGCAGGAAGAGGCCAGCCTGCGCGACTGGTTCACGGGGATACTCGACAGCGAGGCCGACGCCGACGCGCTGATCCACCGCTGCCAGCGCCTCGAGGTCGAGGCCGGCGACATCATCGTGCAGGCCGGCGACCCCGCCGATTCCATGCATTTCATCCTCGACGGCCGCGTCGGCATCATGGTCCCCGCCGACGACGACCGCACCACGCGCGTGCGCAGCCTGGGACGCTACACCACGATCGGCGAGATGGGCCTGGTGTCGAACTCGCCGCGCAGCGCGACGATCCAGGCCGAGGTCGCCAGCGTGCTCTACGTGCTCAACACGCTCCAGTTCGACGCCATCAGGGACGAGGACCCCGCGCTCAGCCACAAGCTGCTGACCTACTTCGTGTCGGTCATGGCCGAGCGGCTGACGTTCGCGAACCGCACGATTGCGGTGCTGAGGCGGTGACGGGCGCGCAGCCCGGATGGAGCGGAGCGCAATCCGGGCTACACGCTATTGGTCCCGCGGATTTACAAATCCATGAAGCTGCCGAATGCGGTCACCGTCCAACACCGCCATGTCGACGCCTGTGGCGGCAGGTGTTGCGGCTCCGGGCGCAGCCAGCGTCCAGCCGAACAGGACCTGATCGTGATGCGCGTTCACGTGACCGGCGAGCGTGAAGCGGAGATCCGGAAGTCTCGCTTGCAAGGCTTGCACCAGGCGCTCGATCGCATCCTTTCCAGCCACCGAGTCATTCGGATCGATATAGACGCACGCGTCGCTGAAGACTCTGTCGATCAGCAACCGGCGCTTCCCGGCATCTCTCTCGTTCCAGACCGCGATGTAGTTCTGGACGAGATTGGTCACCTGTCCACTCATTTTGCTTCCTTCCCTGTCGCATCCATGTCTGCTACTTGCGAAAGTGTGTCGCGAACCATCGTGTCCAGGCTGCTCGCGGTGACGCCCAGCAGTTTCTCTGTATCGCCGGCATCGAGCAAAAGCGGCTTTTCGAACAAATAGGCCATCTCGATCCCTTCGCTGAAACCGATGCCTTCCAGCTCAGCCGGGGCGAGTCGCGACAGGCGAGGAGTGTCGATCTTCAGCGCGGCTGCGAATCTCCGTACCAGTTCGCGCACCGACGCCGACTGCGACGGAACGTGAAAGGCGCGGCCCCATTCTCCAGTGAAGCGCGACGCCGCAACCAGCGTCTTCGCCGTGTCCTTGGTGAAAGACCAGGCATGCGCGGCATCCGGATCGCCGAGGAAGGCAACCGGCTCGTTCCTAAGCAGCGACGGCAACGCCAGCAGGGAAAAATAGGCGACTGCGCCGTCGCCGAGATAATCGCTCGCCCGCACTTCAAGGGCGGGAACGCTCGATCGCAACGCACGCTGCCACATGATGTGCCGGGTCGTGCCCTTTCGGGTGGTCGGGTCCGGCGCCAGGTCCGGCGTGAGAGGGCTCGCAGCTCCCGCGCCATAGCCATAGACATTCCCGACCACGAGCAGCCTGGCACCAACCTGCTCGGCCGCCTTGACCGTTCCGTCCATGATCGGAAAGAAGTCGGTCGGCCAACGATGATAGGCCGCCATCGCGCACATGAAGACCGCATCCGCGCCCTTGCTGAGTACCGCCAGCTGTGCGGCATCGGTGGCATCCGACGAAACCGTACGCACATCGCCGGCATTGAGCGATCCGGCATTCCTGCTGGTCAGGATGACACTGTGCCCTTCTTCCGCCAGAAGGCGCGCGGTTTCGCGCCCGACCGGGCCGGTTCCCACAATCACGTAGTGACTCACTTGGCATCCTCATTTGTCGGGAAACGACAGATGAGTTCTTTGACGCCGGCGCCGTTGAAAATCGCGCACGATCCGCCAAATATCGAACACGTTCCGCCAAGATCTGGAGCCTGACCCATGCGTGCGAGATCGAGTTCGGCGTCAACATCGGCCGGCGCCACCGCTGCGGCCAGGCGAACCGAGCCTGACGCCGTTGCGCTGGAGCCGATCGGCGATCACCGCATCATCATCCACCTCAGCCGGGCGACGCGCTCATTCTGTCTCGAGACCGGGGAGCATTTTCTACGTCAGGCCGGCGATATCGATGTGGTTCCGTCCGGCGCCATCGGCGGCTTCGTGGCTGAGACGCCCTACCAGTCGCTTCAGATCCGGCTCGCACCAGGCATGCTGGACCATGCAGCATCAAGGAGCCGACAATTGGCAGCCGCCCGGCTCACGCATCATCATATGCTGCGGAATGACCGCATCGTTCTGCTTGGACAGGCTCTCGAAAGCGACGTGAAAGCGGGCTCGCCGAGCGGCCCGTTGTTTGCCGAAAACGTGGGAATGGCCCTGGCGGTCGAATTGATCAACCTGGTGAATGATCCGCCGGGAGAGGCCATCCGCCTCTCGAACGCGCAGCTCCAGAGAGTCCTCGCCTATATCGATGCAAATCTCGACCAGCCGCTCACAATCGACATTCTCAGCCGCGAGGCCGGCGTCAGCAGCTCGCATCTACGGACCTGGTTCAAGGCGGCCATGGATGTCACGATTCATCGCTACATCCTGAGAAGGAGAGTGGAGCACGCGCGCCAGCTCCTCCTTCAAGGCGATCGCAAGCTAAGCGATGTTGCCCTCGAAGCGGGCTTTGCCCATCAGTCCCATCTGGCCAAATGGATGCGACGCGAGCTCGGACGCAGTCCCAGCGAACTACGTCGAAGCAAGGACTGATCGGCGAGGCCCTACACCCCCGCCATCATCACGTATTTGATCTCGACATATTCTTCCATGCCGTGACGCGAGCCTTCGCGGCCAAGGCCGCTTTCCTTGACGCCGCCGAAAGGCGCGACTTCGGTCGTGATCAGGCCGGTGTTGACGCCGACCATGCCGGATTCCAGCGCTTCGGCGACGCGCCAGACGCGGCCGAGATCGCGCGAGTAGAAGTACGAAGCCAAGCCAAACGGCGAGGCGTTGCACATCGCGATCACATCGGCCTCGTCCTTGAAGCGGATCACCGGCGCGAGCGGGCCAAACGTTTCTTCCTGCGCCACCAGCGAGTCCGCCTTGACGTCGGCAAGCACCGTCGGCTCGAAGAAGGAGCGGCCGAGCTCGCTGCGCTTGCCGCCGGTGACGACCTTGGCGCCGCGCTTGACCGCGTCCGCGATGTGGCGCTCGACCTTGTCGACCGCTTTCAAATTGATCAGCGGGCCCTGCGTGACGCCGCTCTCGGTGCCATCGCCGATCTTCATCGCCGCGACCTTCTTCGAGAGCTTCTGCACGAACTCGTCGTAGATCTTGTCCTGGGCGTAGATGCGGTTGGCGCAGACGCAGGTCTGACCCATGTTGCGGTATTTCGAGACGATCGCGCCTTCGACCGCGGCATCGATATCGGCATCGTCGAACACCACGAACGGCGCATTGCCGCCGAGCTCGAGGCCGAGCCGCTTCACGCCGACGGCGGCCTGCTGGTAGAGGATCTTGCCGACCGCGGTCGAGCCGGTGAAGCCGACGAAGCGCACCGCCGGATGCTCGCACAGCACCTTGCCGATCGGCGGCGCGTCACCGGTGATGATGTTGAGCACGCCCTTGGGCACGCCGGCCTTCTCGGCGAGCACGGCCAGCGCCAGCGCCGAGAGCGGCGTCTCGTTGGCAGGCTTCAACACCACGGTGCAGCCGGCCGCCAGCGCCGGCGAAACCTTGCGGGTAATCATCGAGTTCGGGAAATTCCACGGCGTGATCGCGCCGCAGACGCCGATCGGCTGCTTGATCGCGAGCAGGCGCGCATCGGGCCGCTGCGTCGGGATGGTCTCGCCATAGACGCGACGGGCTTCCTCGGCGAAGAACTCGATATAGGCGGCACCGATATCGACCTCGCCGAGCGCCTCGGAGAGCGGCTTGCCCTGCTCGGAGGTGAGGATCAGCGCGAGATCCTCGCGGTTGGCGATGATCAGCTCGAACCATTTGCGCAGGATGTTGGAGCGCTGCTTGGCGGTGTGCTTGGCCCAGGCCGGAAAGGCGCGCTCGGCGGCCTCGACCGCCTTGGTCGTATCGTCCGCACCAAGCTGCGGAACCTTCGCGAGCTCGATGCCGGTCGCGGGATTGTTCACCGCGAAGACCGGCGAGCCGACCCAGGCGCCGTCGATGTAGCAGGCCTCCTTCAGCAACGACGGATCCTTCAACCGGTCGCGCAGATTGGACGTGGCTTGCGGGGCGCGTGCGGCGGCAGTCGGGGTCATGGCGTTACTCCTCGGGGCGCGATCGGATCGGCCCCGAATATAGGGACAGACGGCGCGCAATGCACCGTCCCGCAACGCACATCTGCTGGGAGTTAAAGTGGCAACGGCGCGGTTATGCCGCGCCTCATATAGGTCTCGCGCCGGCCGATCATGCGCTCGGCGGCTGCCTTGGCGTCGGCCTTCGAGGACGTCGCGCACGTCCGGTATTCGAGATCGGGAACGTCCGAGGTGTCGCGGCGGCCGAACCAGGATTTCGAGCCCACCGGCAGCAGCGCCAGCGCCTGCGCCAGATTGTCGACGGCGCCGAACGAATAGAGCGCGCCGGTGCCGGCGATCCGGACCTCGTAAATGCTGGGCGAAATCGGCGCCTCGAGATTGTCGCCCCGTCCGGGACGGGGATAGCGCTTCCATTCGCTCCAGGTCGAAATCATCTGAGGTCCCCCTCGCGGTCATGAACGACCGCTAATATTTGCATCAAGTCTTAACGTTGGCCGTCGATTGGCCGCGTGCGGAAACGCCGCAACGCACAAAATGTTTCAAGTGCTTCAAACACGTGAAACATATCGCCAGAGCCCATCCACGGTCACGGTGAGTTGCGGCCATCCACCGCAGATTGTGACGGAGTGTTGCAGTTCAGCCCTCTCTCGTCCTGCGCAGGCCACGGACCGTCAAGTCACGACATCGCGACCGGCGCGGGCATCTGGACGCGCTTGCCGCGCGGACCGTGCAGGAGGACAATCATTCACTTCCAACAATAATCAAACCGGAGGAAACGCGTATGCAAAGCAAAGCCCAGATCGACGAGATCCTGCGCCAGAAGAGCGACGCCAAGGAGATTCCCGGCGTCGTCGCGATCGCCGCCAGCGGCAACGACGTGATCTATCAAGGCGCGTTCGGCAAGCGCGACCTGTCCAAGCCCGATGCGATGACCGACGACAGCGTGTTCTGGATCGCGTCGATGACGAAGGCGGTGACATCAGCGGGCGCGATGCAGCTCGTGGAGCAGGGCAAGCTGTCGCTGGATGCGCCGATCGGTTCGGTGCTGCCCGACCTCGCCAAGCCGCAGGTGCTCGAAGGTTTTGATGCCAAGGGCGAGCCGAAGCTGCGACCGGCGAAGGGCGCGATCACGCTGCGCCAGCTCATGACCCACACCGCCGGTTTTGCTTACAATGTGTGGAACGGCGATCTCGCGGTCTATCTGGAGAAGACCGGAACCCCGAACATCTTCTCCTGCCAGGACGTCGCGCTGAAGACGCCGATCATGTCTGATCCCGGTACGCGCTGGGAATACGGCATCAACATCGACTTCGTCGGCAAGGCAGTGGAAGCCGTGAGCGGCAAGCGGCTCGATGCCTATCTGCGCGACAATCTCTTCACTCCGCTCGGTATGAGCGACACCGGCTTCAAGATCACCGACGACATGCGCCAGCGGCTGGTCGCCACCCATGC includes the following:
- a CDS encoding nuclear transport factor 2 family protein; the protein is MTNLVQNYIAVWNERDAGKRRLLIDRVFSDACVYIDPNDSVAGKDAIERLVQALQARLPDLRFTLAGHVNAHHDQVLFGWTLAAPGAATPAATGVDMAVLDGDRIRQLHGFVNPRDQ
- a CDS encoding NAD(P)H-binding protein translates to MSHYVIVGTGPVGRETARLLAEEGHSVILTSRNAGSLNAGDVRTVSSDATDAAQLAVLSKGADAVFMCAMAAYHRWPTDFFPIMDGTVKAAEQVGARLLVVGNVYGYGAGAASPLTPDLAPDPTTRKGTTRHIMWQRALRSSVPALEVRASDYLGDGAVAYFSLLALPSLLRNEPVAFLGDPDAAHAWSFTKDTAKTLVAASRFTGEWGRAFHVPSQSASVRELVRRFAAALKIDTPRLSRLAPAELEGIGFSEGIEMAYLFEKPLLLDAGDTEKLLGVTASSLDTMVRDTLSQVADMDATGKEAK
- a CDS encoding helix-turn-helix domain-containing protein, translated to MVPSGAIGGFVAETPYQSLQIRLAPGMLDHAASRSRQLAAARLTHHHMLRNDRIVLLGQALESDVKAGSPSGPLFAENVGMALAVELINLVNDPPGEAIRLSNAQLQRVLAYIDANLDQPLTIDILSREAGVSSSHLRTWFKAAMDVTIHRYILRRRVEHARQLLLQGDRKLSDVALEAGFAHQSHLAKWMRRELGRSPSELRRSKD
- a CDS encoding NAD-dependent succinate-semialdehyde dehydrogenase; translated protein: MTPTAAARAPQATSNLRDRLKDPSLLKEACYIDGAWVGSPVFAVNNPATGIELAKVPQLGADDTTKAVEAAERAFPAWAKHTAKQRSNILRKWFELIIANREDLALILTSEQGKPLSEALGEVDIGAAYIEFFAEEARRVYGETIPTQRPDARLLAIKQPIGVCGAITPWNFPNSMITRKVSPALAAGCTVVLKPANETPLSALALAVLAEKAGVPKGVLNIITGDAPPIGKVLCEHPAVRFVGFTGSTAVGKILYQQAAVGVKRLGLELGGNAPFVVFDDADIDAAVEGAIVSKYRNMGQTCVCANRIYAQDKIYDEFVQKLSKKVAAMKIGDGTESGVTQGPLINLKAVDKVERHIADAVKRGAKVVTGGKRSELGRSFFEPTVLADVKADSLVAQEETFGPLAPVIRFKDEADVIAMCNASPFGLASYFYSRDLGRVWRVAEALESGMVGVNTGLITTEVAPFGGVKESGLGREGSRHGMEEYVEIKYVMMAGV
- a CDS encoding serine hydrolase domain-containing protein; this translates as MQSKAQIDEILRQKSDAKEIPGVVAIAASGNDVIYQGAFGKRDLSKPDAMTDDSVFWIASMTKAVTSAGAMQLVEQGKLSLDAPIGSVLPDLAKPQVLEGFDAKGEPKLRPAKGAITLRQLMTHTAGFAYNVWNGDLAVYLEKTGTPNIFSCQDVALKTPIMSDPGTRWEYGINIDFVGKAVEAVSGKRLDAYLRDNLFTPLGMSDTGFKITDDMRQRLVATHARGEDGSLAPIPFEIEQNPEFCMGGGGLYGTAGDYIKFTQMILNKGRGNGNQVLKPETVALMGQNHIGDLTIGKMTTVAPMYTNDVDLFPDIVKKWGLSFLINTAKTPEGRSAGSLAWAGLANTYFWIDPARDVSGVILMQVLPFVDAKCIEAFTGFERGVYAGLDAGSGKKAA